One window from the genome of Myxocyprinus asiaticus isolate MX2 ecotype Aquarium Trade chromosome 30, UBuf_Myxa_2, whole genome shotgun sequence encodes:
- the LOC127421147 gene encoding tumor protein D52-like isoform X3, whose amino-acid sequence MEEADKGTQRPDSIPEVGEDAVNTVGPSASTTALTEEEQAELRSELAKVEDEIQTLSQVLVAKERQMAEIKRKLGITPLNELKQNLSKSWQEVTTSTAYKKTSETLSQVGQKATTAFSSVGSAISRKLEDVSIRSIQHSASMPVMRNKPTFKSFEEKVETLKTKMSPTPSTEDNEADSNSTPDTEPVVKQPEGTVTPDQEPH is encoded by the exons GGACCCAGAGGCCAGACTCCATCCCAGAGGTGGGTGAGGATGCAGTGAATACAGTAGGACCCTCTGCATCCACCACGGCCCTTACTGAGGAAGAGCAAGCAGAACTCCGCAGTGAACTAGCAAAG GTTGAAGATGAGATCCAGACTCTTTCTCAGGTGCTGGTGGCCAAGGAGAGGCAGATGGCGGAGATCAAGCGGAAGCTGGGCATCACTCCACTGAACGAGCTCAAACAGAACCTGAGCAAGAGCTGGCAAGAAGTCACCACCTCCACTGC GTATAAAAAGACCTCGGAGACCCTGTCCCAAGTGGGTCAGAAAGCGACAACGGCGTTCTCCAGTGTGGGCTCAGCTATTAGTAGAAAATTGGAGGACGTTAG TATACGTTCCATACAGCATTCTGCTAGCATGCCCGTGATGAG GAACAAGCCCACCTTCAAATCATTTGAGGAAAAAGTGGAAACTTTAAAG ACCAAAATGAGCCCAACACCATCGACGGAAGATAATGAAGCAGATTCAAACTCCACACCTGACACAGAGCCAGTGGTGAAACAGCCAGAGGGAACAGTTACACCAGATCAAGAACCCCACTGA